One genomic segment of Chelmon rostratus isolate fCheRos1 chromosome 22, fCheRos1.pri, whole genome shotgun sequence includes these proteins:
- the slc37a3 gene encoding sugar phosphate exchanger 3 — protein MPPSCCGCLSQYTHHHLVAFLLTFFSYVLLHASRKTFSNVKVSISAQWTPLVQNDTLSPRKTWEDNHLFADEKQATLFLGALDSIFLFSYAVGLYLSGVIGDRVNLRYVLCFGLCGSAAVEFVFGTVTEWLHFYNIYLYCGLWVLNGLLQSAVWPCVVAVMGNWFGKTGRGFVFGLWSACASVGNILGAFLASSVLKYGYEYAFLVTSVVQFAGGVVVFFGLLTSPKEVGLSLESETGLSPVETDTDSHRPLMSDEEDEAEVEGYGRRYQSVQRPDEPPAEPPRAIGFCQAFCLPGVLPYSLAYACLKLVNYSFFFWLPFYLSNNYRWKEAEADRLSVWYDVGGIIGGTVQGLISDFMGKRSPVLAASLALAMAALVGYSHSPNDQVINAVLLAVTGFFIGGPCNMISSAISADLGRQEALRGSQEALATVTGIVDGTGSIGAAGGQYLVSLIESKLGWMSVFYFFVVMTGGSIVFIAPLLIREVRAMWRDRRALRRQL, from the exons ATGCCTCCCTCGTGCTGTGGCTGCCTGTCACAGTACACGCATCATCATCTGGTTGCCTTCCTTCTCACCTTCTTTAG ctATGTGTTGCTGCATGCGTCCAGGAAGACATTCAGTAATGTGAAAGTGAGCATCTCAGCCCAGTGGACACCATTGGTCCAGAATGACACTCTCTCCCCTCGCAAG ACATGGGAGGACAATCATCTGTTCGCAGACGAAAAGCAGGCCACTCTGTTCCTGGGAGCCCTGGactccatcttcctcttctcgTACGCGGTG GGCCTGTATCTCAGCGGCGTCATTGGGGACAGAGTGAACCTCCGCTACGTGCTCTGCTTCGGCCTGTGTGGCTCTGCTGCAGTG GAGTTTGTGTTTGGCACCGTCACCGAATGGCTCCACTTCTACAACATCTATCTGTACTGCGGCCTGTGGGTGCTGAACGGCCTCCTGCAGTCGGCCGTCTGGCCCTGCGTGGTGGCCGTCATGGGCAACTGGTTCGGCAAGACGGG CCGGGGCTTTGTGTTTGGCCTGTGGAGTGCTTGTGCCTCTGTAGGCAACATCCTGGGCGCCTTCCTGGCTTCTAGTGTGCTCAAGTATGGATAtgag TATGCCTTTCTGGTGACCTCAGTGGTGCAGTTTGCTGGTGGGGTGGTGGTGTTCTTCGGCCTACTTACCTCCCCAAAGGAAGTCG GTTTGAGCTTGGAGTCCGAGACTGGACTCAGCCCGGTGGAGACGGACACAGACAGCCACCGGCCTCTGATGAGCGACGAGGAGGATGAGGCGGAGGTGGAGGGGTATGGCAGGCGGTACCAGTCAGTTCAGCGGCCGGACGAACCTCCGGCCGAACCTCCTCGAGCCATCGGCTTCTGCCAGGCCTTCTGTCTGCCTGGAGTGCTGCCC tatTCTCTGGCTTATGCGTGTCTGAAGCTGGTCAACtactccttcttcttctggctTCCCTTCTACCTGAGCAACAACTACAGGTGGAAGGAGGCCGAGGCCGACCGGCTGTCTGTGTGGTATGATGTCGGAGGAATCATCG GAGGGACAGTTCAGGGTTTGATATCCGACTTCATGGGAAAGAGATCCCCGGTGCTGGCCGCCAGTCTGGCGCTGGCGATGGCAGCCCTGGTGGGATACAGCC ACTCACCTAACGACCAGGTGATAAACGCAGTGCTGTTGGCTGTCACTGGCTTCTTCATTGGCGGTCCGTGTAACATGATCAGCTCCGCCATATCTGCTGACCTGGGCAGACAGGAGGCTCTGAGGGGGAGTCAGGAGGCTCTGGCTACTGTCACTGGCATCGTGGACGGAACTGGGAGCATAGGAGCTGCTGGGGGACAG TACTTGGTGTCCCTGATCGAGAGCAAGTTGGGCTGGATGTCTGTGTTCTACTTCTTCGTCGTCATG ACAGGGGGCAGCATTGTGTTCATCGCTCCCTTGCTCATCAGAGAGGTGCGCGCCATGTGGAGGGACAGGCGAGCGCTGCGCCGGCAGCTGTGA
- the cdkn1d gene encoding cyclin-dependent kinase inhibitor 1D: protein MAMVSPSTSTAGPAMASDSELSCPGGIEALKLKVGPVRRNLFGPVDHQQLQQDFERLLRMSVEVANKRWNFDFNRERPGEGSNIEWEELRCQDVPVFYRSCTVRPVALPQGDRRTSSSSGEGSPGSSSSSGSGDEYLEVTTRGCYRLKWQTKRRQSAITDFFMVKKRKLQHYKASSRQ, encoded by the exons ATGGCAATGGTCTCTCCATCAACGTCAACAGCAGGACCAGCAATGGCATCTGACTCAGAGCTCTCATGCCCGGGGGGCATCGAGGCCTTGAAATTGAAGGTGGGGCCGGTGCGGAGGAACCTGTTCGGGCCCGTGgaccaccagcagctgcagcaggacttCGAGCGGCTGCTCCGGATGAGTGTGGAGGTGGCCAACAAGCGCTGGAACTTCGATTTCAACAGGGAGAGGCCGGGAGAGGGCTCCAACATCGAGTGGGAGGAGCTCAGGTGCCAGGATGTGCCGGTGTTTTACCGCAGCTGTACGGTTAGACCGGTGGCGCTGCCACAGGGCGACAGGAGGACATCATCTTCGTCAGGCGAGGGATCCCCAGGGTCCAGCAGCTCGTCTGGGTCTGGGGATGAGTACCTGGAGGTGACCACAAGGGGGTGCTACCGGCTCAAATGGCAAACAAAGCGGAGACAATCTGCCATTACAG ACTTCTTCatggtgaagaagaggaagctgcagcattACAAAGCATCTTCTCGGCAGTAG
- the sapcd1 gene encoding suppressor APC domain-containing protein 1, protein MACRPSGSGSYTVVIIPLRTSLCSLDALRFYLWIKRLKDLEKEKDALCSGLEILEKTRLWYLQRLEENRVRQDRIEAKSGVGCSSEGAAEARSCLLRSRIQRVNGSLGSVMSEPNVTGSNIPSLPEAVADSDLRWHNTVLTQEVSDKNRQISMLELEKDALLEQLVELQAH, encoded by the exons ATGGCCTGTCGTCCCTCCGGCTCTGGCTCCTACACCGTGGTCATCATCCCCCTCAGGACCAGCCTCTGCAGCCTGGACGCACTTCGCTTCTACCTATgg ATTAAGCGTCTGAAGGATCTCGAGAAGGAGAAGGACGCTCTGTGCTCTGGTCTGGAGATCCTGGAGAAGACTCGCCTCTGGTACCTCCAGCGGCTGGAGGAGAACAGGGTCAGGCAGGACCGCATCGAGGCTAAAAGCGGGGTCGGCTGCAGCTCGGAAGGTGCAGCAGAG GCTCGTTCTTGCCTCCTCAGGTCTCGTATCCAGCGGGTGAACGGCTCTCTGGGCTCAGTGATGAGCGAGCCCAACGTCACCGGCAGCAACATCCCCTCTCTGCCTGAGGCTGTGGCAGACAGCGACCTCCGGTGGCACAACACAGTACTGACGCAG GAGGTGAGTGACAAGAATCGACAGATCTCCATGCTGGAGCTGGAAAAAGACGCGCTCCTCGAACAGCTTGTCGAGCTGCAGGCCCACtga
- the LOC121625617 gene encoding DENN domain-containing protein 2A-like: MEATKIMTTRPDCIYSTVNRLKKGCRGEISGFPIASLENKGATQRREGAPKLPFAPLDNLSNKREESPVMAHRRPTFDSHSNESKLPRSNGGNIKDKISLWEGKEPTHSPVTSGPLGQCASVKRTESLTKSNSKTTEEQNAECCRTIAYMEKENLGKANGDSRPCSPAEAGKQQRGTLRGSKSSENRKGEDCSRVVHKEKQDHEKENVEKLQASRPCSPAVAGQQQVGTLRKSNDRRTGEQTNPEKRAVFTLFKKLEAMGDNHGKTPTELGNYFSPPSKDKWTEVKKKESEVIGQTSAVTSRGTKDGTRHQENVYTEPGAPPINPVPKPQRTFQHPATVSSGKSGRQGRGQRNLPPLPSDSTKTSSKPPSGVYGRPRGERVRNNINRKSFEFEDFTGSTSPLLSPALSEHHYEDILDSSKENPYEDIELESQCSQQSLPSSPGADSTKTSRPGFFRQNSARSFKLLDLRRTNQPTHSTGSGGVSSPPQLSPPSTPTGSEHSSWLPGDPYSRTCRRIPTVVLRINSIFEARIGKKHLRRIYHYAETSSGRVTDENSDSESEAEERAKAHRQRLVSVQSILSQPRQAQVHYNGNKSSLEQELHQRQLFEYFLVVSLQKSKAGAHYLPEVTQQFPPKLERSFKFMRETEDQLRIIPQFCFPDAKDWAPVERYPSEMFAFVLTGEDGSRRFGYCRRLLPSGKGKRLPEVYCIVSHLGCFNLFSKVLDEVERRRALSPALVQPFMRAIMEAQFPAPGRTITIKTFLPGSGTEVMELCRPSDSRLEHVDFECLFSCLSLRLLLRVFGSLLLERRVIFTADKLSTLSQCCHAVVALLYPFVWQHTYIPVLPSAMLDIVCTPTPFIVGLLSSSLPQLTELPLEEVLVVDLGNSRFLRQLDDEDSILPSKLQSALENVLERRRELANERGGDTPSDSGHLSTVVSEAFVRFFVELVGHYQLFITGEREDGYSSSSSSPVPCSFQREGFRKAIPSKTVRRFLEVFMETQMFGWFIQERELHRQALRGLFEVRVQEYLDSIHENEHRRVNRFLKGLGNKMKFLSKK; the protein is encoded by the exons ATGGAGGCCACTAAGATAATGACAACCAGGCCGGACTGCATCTACTCCACTGTCAACAG GCTGAAGAAGGGCTGTCGTGGTGAGATAAGTGGTTTCCCTATTGCTTCATTGGAAAACAAGGGAGCTACGCAAAGAAGAGAGGGGGCACCAAAACTCCCCTTTGCCCCATTAGACAACCTGAGCAACAAGAGGGAAGAATCACCCGTGATGGCTCACAGAAGGCCGACCTTTGACTCTCACAGCAATGAGAGCAAACTACCCAGATCCAATGGAGGCAACATCAAGGACAAGATTTCTCTGTGGGAGGGGAAGGAACCCACTCATTCACCCGTTACCTCAGGTCCTTTGGGCCAGTGCGCCAGCGTAAAAAGGACAGAATCCCTGACAAAAAGCAACAGTAAGACTACTGAAGAGCAGAATGCAGAGTGCTGCAGGACCATAGCCTatatggaaaaagaaaatcttgGGAAAGCAAATGGGGATTCAAGACCTTGTTCACCTGCTGAAGCTGGGAAACAGCAAAGAGGGACGCTCAGGGGTAGCAAATCCAGTGAGAACCGAAAGGGAGAGGATTGCAGTAGAGTTGTCCACAAGGAAAAGCAGGATCATGAGAAAGAGAATGTGGAAAAACTTCAGGCTTCGAGGCCTTGTTCGCCTGCGGTGGCGGGACAGCAGCAGGTGGGGACGTTGAGGAAAAGCAATGACAGGAGAACGGGCGAACAAACCAACCCGGAGAAGAGAGCTGTGTTCACTCTGTTCAAAAAGCTGGAGGCTATGGGGGACAACCACGGGAAAACTCCTACAGAGCTCGGAAACTACTTCAGCCCACCGAGCAAGGACAAATGGACggaggtgaagaagaaagagTCTGAAGTCATTGGTCAAACTAGTGCAGTGACATCCAGAGGGACCAAAGACGGAACGCGGCACCAGGAGAATGTGTACACAGAGCCAGGGGCGCCCCCCATCAACCCAGTCCCCAAACCCCAACGCACCTTCCAACATCCAGCTACCGTCTCCAGCGGGaagagtgggaggcaggggAGAGGGCAGAGGAACCTCCCCCCGCTGCCCTCCGACTCTACAAAAACTTCCTCAAAACCTCCCTCTGGTGTCTACGGGAGACCCCGGGGTGAGAGAGTCcgaaacaacatcaacag GAAATCCTTTGAGTTTGAAGACTTCACAGGGTCAACTAGTCCGCTCCTCTCTCCTGCATTGTCTGAACATCACTACGAGGACATCCTCG ACTCGTCCAAAGAGAACCCATATGAGGACATAGAGTTGGAGAGTCAGTGCTCCCAGCAGTCTTTGCCCTCCTCTCCTGGCGCTGACAGTACCAAG ACTTCAAGGCCTGGCTTCTTCAGGCAGAATTCAGCCAGGAGCTTCAAGCTGCTGGACCTGCGGAGAACCAACCAGCCAACCCACAGCACCGGCAGCGGCGGGGTTTCATCTCCACCCCAGCTCAGCCCGCCCTCCACTCCCACTGGGTCTGAACACTCTTCTTGGCTGCCCGGGGATCCCTACAGCCGCACCTGTCGCAGGATACCAACA GTTGTACTGCGAATTAACAGCATATTTGAGGCTCGGATCGGGAAGAAACATCTACGGAGGATCTATCATTACGCTGAGACAAGCTCGGGGAGAG taaCAGATGAGAACAGTGATTCTGAGAGTGAAGCTGAAGAAAGAGCAAAAG CCCATCGTCAGCGTCTCGTGTCGGTCCAGTCCATACTGAGCCAGCCAAGGCAGGCTCAAGTCCACTACAACGGCAACAAAAGCTCTCTGGAACAGGAGCTCCACCAGCGTCAGCTCTTTGAGTATTTTCTAGTTGTGTCACTGCAGAAGTCGAAGGCTGGTGCCCACTATCTGCCAGAGGTCACGCAGCAGTTCCCCCCAAAG CTGGAGCGGAGCTTCAAGTTCATGAGGGAGACTGAGGACCAGCTGAGGATCATTCCTCAGTTCTGTTTCCCCGATGCAAAGGACTGGGCGCCAGTGGAGCGCTACCCAAG CGAGATGTTCGCTTTTGTTTTGACTGGAGAGGATGGGAGCAGGAGGTTCGGATACTGCCGGCGATTACTG CCCAGTGGAAAAGGCAAACGCCTACCAGAGGTCTACTGTATTGTTAGTCACCTCGGCTGTTTCAACCTGTTCTCTAAG GTGCTGGATGAGGTGGAGCGGCGGAGGGCTTTGTCTCCGGCCCTTGTGCAGCCTTTTATGAGAGCCATCATGGAGGCTCAGTTTCCAGCCCCGGGCAGGACCATCACCATTAAAACTTTCCTCCCCGGCTCAGGCACCGAG GTGATGGAGCTCTGCCGACCCTCTGACTCCCGCCTGGAGCACGTGGACTTCGAGTGTCTGTTCTCCTGTCTGAGTCTGCGGCTGCTCCTCCGGGTGTTTGGCTCTCTGCTGTTGGAGCGAAGGGTCATCTTCACCGCTGACAAGCTCAG TACTCTGTCCCAGTGCTGCCATGCTGTTGTGGCGCTACTTTACCCCTTTGTATGGCAGCACACTTACATCCCTGTGCTGCCCTCGGCTATGCTCGACATCGTCTGCACGCCGACCCCGTTCATCGTCGGCCTGCTGTCCAGTTCCCTGCCTCAGCTCACTGAGCTGCCCCTGGAGGAG GTTCTGGTTGTGGATCTTGGAAACAGTCGGTTTCTCAGACAG TTGGACGATGAAGACTCCATCCTGCCGTCTAAGCTCCAATCAGCCCTGGAGAACGTTctggagaggagacgagagctTGctaatgagagaggaggagacacacCCAGTG ACTCTGGCCATCTTAGCACCGTTGTGTCCGAGGCCTTTGTCCGTTTCTTTGTGGAGCTGGTGGGCCACTATCAACTCTTCATCACCGGAGAACGGGAAGACGGctactcctcctcttcctcctccccggTCCCCTGCTCCTTCCAGCGCGAGGGCTTTCGTAAAGCGATCCCATCCAAGACTGTGCGCCGCTTCCTGGAGGTCTTCATGGAGACCCAGATGTTTGGCTGGTTCATCCAGGAGAGAGAGCTCCACAGGCAGGCCCTGAGAG gACTGTTTGAAGTGAGGGTGCAGGAGTATCTAGACTCCATCCATGAGAATGAACACCGGAGGGTTAACAGGTTCCTCAAAGGCTTGG gaaacaaaatgaaatttctCTCCAAGAAATAA